In one Sphingobacterium daejeonense genomic region, the following are encoded:
- a CDS encoding helix-turn-helix domain-containing protein has product MEDILIFDHISEYNAFNNNETMHPLVSVVDLGKADVRSLRKMRYDFYLVFLKKVKCGDLRYGLHNYDYEEGTLIFVSPGQVIGENGTEEYKPQGFALAFHPELLNGTNLAKKIKDYHFFSYAVNEALHLSEKERKIILECFSKIEYELEQNMDKHSKQLIVSNIELFLNYCERFYDRQFITRDHVNKGILLKFEELLNQYFKSEFPQTLGIPTVSYCADQLHLSANYFGDLIKKETGKSPQEYIQNKLINEAKSILFDSEKSINEVAYDLGFKYPQHFSRFFKKTVGQSPVEFRTLGSN; this is encoded by the coding sequence ATGGAAGATATATTAATTTTTGACCATATCAGTGAGTACAATGCTTTCAACAATAATGAGACAATGCATCCCCTGGTTTCCGTTGTGGATCTAGGCAAGGCTGACGTAAGGAGTTTGAGAAAAATGAGATATGATTTTTACCTGGTTTTTCTCAAGAAAGTGAAATGTGGGGATTTACGCTATGGGCTCCATAATTATGACTATGAGGAAGGGACATTAATTTTTGTATCTCCTGGGCAAGTGATAGGTGAAAATGGCACAGAAGAATATAAACCACAAGGTTTTGCTTTGGCTTTTCACCCTGAGTTGTTGAATGGGACAAACTTAGCCAAGAAAATCAAGGATTATCACTTCTTTTCCTATGCTGTAAATGAAGCTTTGCATTTATCGGAGAAGGAACGCAAAATTATACTCGAGTGTTTTTCCAAGATAGAATATGAACTGGAGCAAAACATGGATAAACACAGCAAGCAACTGATTGTATCCAATATTGAGCTGTTTTTAAATTATTGCGAACGCTTTTATGACCGTCAATTTATTACTCGAGACCATGTCAATAAAGGGATTTTATTAAAGTTTGAAGAGTTGTTGAATCAATATTTCAAATCAGAATTTCCTCAGACCTTAGGTATTCCTACGGTTTCTTACTGTGCAGATCAATTGCATTTATCTGCAAATTACTTCGGAGACTTAATCAAAAAGGAAACGGGGAAATCACCTCAAGAATATATTCAAAACAAGTTGATCAATGAAGCTAAGTCAATCCTTTTTGATTCTGAAAAAAGCATCAATGAAGTTGCTTATGATTTAGGATTCAAATATCCGCAGCATTTTTCAAGATTCTTCAAGAAGACTGTTGGTCAAAGTCCTGTTGAGTTTAGGACTTTGGGATCAAATTAA
- a CDS encoding DoxX-like family protein, which translates to MICKILNLVPRHQEIVAEILGQEYAREITFLIGLGEVGMAIWIFSRRWSHFSAMMQIILVGVMNILEFFLVSHLLLWEKFNILFAFCFIILVYYQTFILEPKLENE; encoded by the coding sequence TTGATTTGTAAAATTTTAAATTTAGTTCCGAGACATCAAGAAATCGTTGCTGAGATATTGGGCCAGGAATACGCTAGGGAGATTACATTCTTGATCGGCTTAGGTGAAGTTGGGATGGCGATCTGGATATTTTCCCGTCGCTGGAGCCATTTTAGTGCGATGATGCAGATCATTCTAGTCGGTGTTATGAATATCTTGGAATTTTTCCTGGTCTCACATTTATTGCTATGGGAAAAATTCAATATTTTATTTGCATTTTGTTTTATAATTTTAGTGTATTATCAAACATTCATCCTGGAACCGAAATTGGAAAATGAATAA